Proteins encoded together in one Streptomyces sp. TLI_171 window:
- a CDS encoding zinc-binding dehydrogenase, which translates to MKALVPARGSVEFAELPQPEPRPDEVLVKVDAFSVNRGETFLLEDPPPGWRPGKDVAGLVVQAAADGSGPAVGQRVVAHPPGAGWAEYAAVRTDALAVLPAELDTRTAAALPLAGLTALRLLRTAGAVTGRRLLLTGASGGVGHYLTELAAAAGGQLTAVTANAERGARLAELGAAEVVHSLTDATGPYDLVLESTGGPALPLALGLLAPRGRLLWFGQASREPVRLDFFALLNGPVSATVQHFSYADVDHPDGPDLRTLVRLTAEGRLHPELGLLDDWHRTADAIAALRGREVRGNTVLTLNRTGGQAS; encoded by the coding sequence ATGAAGGCCCTGGTCCCCGCCCGCGGCAGCGTCGAGTTCGCCGAGCTGCCGCAGCCCGAGCCGCGCCCCGACGAGGTGCTGGTGAAGGTCGACGCGTTCTCGGTGAACCGCGGCGAGACCTTCCTGCTGGAGGATCCCCCTCCCGGCTGGCGGCCCGGCAAGGACGTCGCGGGGCTGGTCGTGCAGGCCGCCGCCGACGGGTCGGGACCGGCGGTCGGGCAGCGGGTGGTGGCGCACCCGCCGGGCGCCGGCTGGGCCGAGTACGCGGCGGTGCGCACGGACGCCCTGGCCGTCCTGCCCGCGGAGCTCGACACCCGCACGGCCGCCGCCCTCCCGCTGGCCGGTTTGACCGCGCTGCGGCTGCTGCGCACGGCGGGCGCCGTCACCGGCCGGCGGCTGCTGCTGACGGGCGCCTCCGGCGGGGTGGGCCACTACCTGACCGAGCTGGCCGCGGCCGCCGGCGGGCAGCTCACCGCCGTCACGGCGAACGCCGAACGGGGCGCCCGGCTGGCCGAGTTGGGCGCCGCCGAGGTGGTGCACAGCCTGACCGACGCGACCGGCCCGTACGACCTGGTGCTGGAGTCCACCGGCGGCCCGGCGCTCCCCCTCGCCCTCGGGCTGCTCGCCCCGCGCGGCCGGCTGCTCTGGTTCGGCCAGGCGTCCCGCGAACCCGTCCGGCTGGACTTCTTCGCGCTGCTGAACGGTCCGGTCTCGGCGACCGTCCAGCACTTCAGCTACGCGGACGTCGACCACCCGGACGGTCCCGACCTGCGGACCCTGGTCCGGCTGACCGCCGAGGGTCGGCTGCACCCGGAGCTCGGCCTGCTCGACGACTGGCACCGCACCGCCGACGCGATCGCCGCACTGCGCGGCCGCGAGGTCCGCGGCAACACCGTTCTGACGCTCAACCGAACCGGAGGACAAGCATCGTGA
- a CDS encoding nuclear transport factor 2 family protein, with amino-acid sequence MSTDPRTVVTEYVAAVARGDLAAIEDAFTEDAVWTYPGTDLPLSGRWRGRRAIVDDFLGSMGDLLAPGTGVEVELIGTPIVDGDRVVAEWTSAATTVHGHRYENLNLGIFTVRDGRIAEVREYTDTLRAATTLFANGG; translated from the coding sequence GTGAGCACCGACCCGCGCACCGTCGTGACCGAGTACGTGGCCGCCGTCGCCCGCGGCGACCTGGCGGCGATCGAGGACGCCTTCACCGAGGACGCCGTCTGGACCTACCCCGGCACCGACCTGCCGCTGAGCGGCAGGTGGCGCGGCCGGCGCGCCATCGTCGACGACTTCCTGGGCTCGATGGGCGACCTCCTCGCCCCCGGCACCGGCGTCGAGGTGGAGCTGATCGGCACCCCGATCGTCGACGGCGACCGGGTGGTGGCCGAGTGGACCTCGGCCGCCACCACCGTGCACGGCCACCGCTACGAGAACCTCAACCTGGGGATCTTCACCGTCCGGGACGGCCGGATCGCCGAGGTCCGCGAGTACACCGACACCCTCCGCGCGGCCACCACCCTTTTCGCGAACGGCGGGTGA
- a CDS encoding LysR family transcriptional regulator — MEDPDLGQLRAFVAVADQRHFGRAAEQLALSQQGLSKRIGRLERELGVQLLDRGPAGVQLTDAGQRLLDPARAALAAVKAAVDAVRRQVSPARLDVWGHLFEPLRTVRDVLSAAPELSVEVGPGRDLAGVAAALARGETAAGFGRHHSGPDGELAHRLVRLEPVDAVLPAAHPLARAEQLRPADLAALRLVLPADPARLDFLTRFGEHFGVELLPGEANLGLGHLLDRVRSVADGCTLLPAELPLAVPPGLVVRPLVDPVPLYAWSLVWHRGRPHPVLPALLRAFAERGRDHRWLEYRPGRDWLPETDARELG; from the coding sequence GTGGAGGACCCGGATCTCGGACAGTTGCGCGCCTTCGTCGCGGTCGCCGACCAGCGCCATTTCGGGCGGGCGGCCGAGCAGTTGGCGCTCAGTCAGCAGGGGCTGTCGAAGCGGATCGGCCGGCTGGAGCGGGAGCTCGGCGTGCAGCTGCTCGACCGCGGCCCCGCCGGCGTGCAGCTCACCGACGCCGGGCAGCGCCTGCTCGACCCGGCGCGGGCCGCGCTGGCCGCCGTCAAGGCCGCCGTGGACGCCGTCCGCCGACAGGTCTCACCGGCCCGGCTGGACGTCTGGGGCCACCTGTTCGAGCCGCTCCGCACGGTACGCGACGTGCTCTCCGCGGCACCGGAGTTGAGTGTCGAGGTGGGCCCCGGCCGGGACCTCGCCGGGGTGGCCGCCGCACTGGCGCGCGGGGAGACCGCCGCCGGGTTCGGCCGCCACCACAGCGGGCCGGACGGCGAGTTGGCGCACCGGCTGGTCCGGCTGGAGCCGGTGGACGCGGTGCTGCCCGCCGCGCACCCGCTGGCCCGCGCCGAGCAGCTGCGGCCCGCCGACCTCGCCGCGCTGCGGCTGGTGCTGCCCGCCGACCCGGCGCGGCTGGACTTCCTGACCCGGTTCGGCGAGCACTTCGGTGTCGAACTCCTGCCGGGGGAGGCCAACCTGGGCCTCGGCCACCTGCTGGACCGGGTCCGGTCCGTCGCGGACGGCTGCACCCTGCTGCCCGCCGAACTCCCGCTGGCCGTCCCGCCCGGCCTGGTGGTCCGCCCGCTGGTCGACCCCGTGCCGCTGTACGCCTGGTCGCTGGTCTGGCACCGCGGGCGCCCGCACCCCGTGCTGCCCGCCCTGCTCCGGGCCTTCGCCGAACGCGGCCGGGACCACCGCTGGCTGGAGTACCGCCCGGGCCGCGACTGGCTCCCGGAGACCGACGCCCGCGAGCTCGGCTGA